In one Solanum dulcamara chromosome 1, daSolDulc1.2, whole genome shotgun sequence genomic region, the following are encoded:
- the LOC129898054 gene encoding GLABRA2 expression modulator-like: protein MTKQPNGGGGEENATASEQKISSDMNPDQGAKPDPKRVQQDNTITMASVNENQIGNNENEGIKSVDSLNKSKKSVHWSEELVTESSVQRTTGNRGSNPYLAHSPAPANNSGSFNVKNKMEGVKDVLGRWGKKVGEATKKAEDIAGNTWQHLKTSPSIADAALGRIAQGTKVLAEGGYDKIFRQTFEADPEEQLRNSYACYLSTSAGPVMGVLYLSTAKLAFCSDNPLPYTTENKTEWSYYKVIIPLHQLKAIYPSSSRTNSLEKYIQVISVDNHEFWFMGFLNYTGAVKCLQDALQAHTLQVV, encoded by the exons ATGACGAAGCAGCCAAACGGCGGTGGCGGGGAAGAGAACGCGACGGCTTCGGAGCAGAAGATTAGCTCCGATATGAATCCCGATCAAGGTGCGAAACCGGATCCGAAACGTGTGCAACAGGACAATACTATTACTATGGCCTCTGTAAATGAGAATCAAATAGGTAATAACGAAAATGAAGGTATCAAATCGGTGGACAGTTTGAATAAATCGAAGAAATCGGTGCACTGGAGCGAGGAATTGGTGACTGAGTCGTCGGTGCAGAGAACAACCGGCAACCGGGGATCGAATCCTTACTTAGCTCATTCTCCCGCTCCGGCGAACAATTCCGGTTCCTTCAATGTCAAAA ATAAAATGGAAGGTGTTAAAGATGTACTTGGTAGATGGGGAAAGAAGGTTGGTGAAGCAACAAAGAAGGCTGAGGATATTGCTGGCAATACATGGCAACATT TGAAAACAAGCCCTAGTATTGCTGATGCTGCCTTAGGAAGAATTGCTCAGGGAACAAAGGTTCTGGCTGAAGGTGGTTATGACAAGATATTCCGCCAAACATTTGAGGCAGATCCTGAAGAGCAACTTCGGAATTCATATGCTTGTTATTTATCAACATCAGCTGGTCCAGTAATGGGAGTGTTATATTTATCTACTGCAAAACTTGCATTTTGTAGTGATAACCCCCTCCCCTACACAACCGAAAACAAGACTGAATGGAGCTATTACAAG GTAATTATCCCATTGCATCAGCTTAAAGCAATTTATCCTTCATCGAGCAGAACCAATTCATTAGAAAAGTACATCCAAGTTATATCTGTTGACAACCATGAATTTTGGTTTATGGGATTTCTTAATTACACTGGTGCAGTAAAGTGCCTGCAAGACGCGCTACAAGCACACACATTGCAAGTCGTGTGA